The following coding sequences lie in one Drosophila sulfurigaster albostrigata strain 15112-1811.04 chromosome 2R, ASM2355843v2, whole genome shotgun sequence genomic window:
- the LOC133837004 gene encoding DNA-binding protein modulo, producing the protein MAQKKVAGKKPAGNNNKRGPKAKQVEEEKPELEVEENEDSDASEEENDASDAEENGAAGLVDSEAEEDDEEDDDDEDDDEDEDDDELEPGQISISKPAKEADEEEDDGDDSDDEPVEAPISKPAKEKEVAKKGGIPKIPLGPIPPQTPKEQIVYVSNIPQIYKHNELIALFTKFGPIKILNRIKSKTGGNSVSIAFETTEGAAAALAAKPKALTLNDEVLKVTPPLSRVELNERTVVIGLIGPSATKENLTEHFKSCGTISAINFSKNRELPHAYIRFQNLEAAKKALKLDGSEFNSRFITVRSDTYGNKDLKSPALTLTITNTGNHESYKTEAVEKIFKKHGTVKDVDVVCTRTILAFVTYETAEQAQKALKSLNGKTVGDLEIKIEPYNYSSSARTVLVTNLVGGVNEEEIKALFNENDEVESVRMLANKAIVKFTTDDAFCKSFLLNERIVKGQPIFLEPNSTLKHKILQKKQLSKPYYKKNGGGPPNKFGNNNKPFNKRPAQENGSTPKIKKAKQF; encoded by the exons ATGGCACAAAAGAAAGTAGCTGGAAAGAAGCCTgcgggcaacaacaacaaacgtgGCCCAAAAGCCAAGCAAGTTGAGGAGGAGAAACCTGAATTGGAGGTCGAGGAGAACGAGGACTCCGATGCCAGCGAGGAGGAAAACGACGCCAGTGACGCTGAG GAAAATGGTGCTGCTGGTCTGGTGGATTCAGAAGCTGAAGAGGATGACGAagaggatgatgatgacgaagacgatgatgaggacgaagatgatgatgaattGGAGCCCGGACAAATCTCCATCTCGAAACCAGCCAAAGAAGCtgatgaggaggaggatgacGGCGACGATTCCGATGATGAGCCTGTTGAGGCGCCTATCTCCAAGCCAGCTAAAGAAAAGGAAGTAGCCAAGAAGGGCGGCATTCCCAAAATCCCCCTTGGTCCCATTCCTCCCCAGACGCCCAAGGAACAGATTGTTTACGTCTCCAATATTCCGCAAA TCTACAAACACAACGAACTTATCGCCCTATTCACCAAATTCGgtccaattaaaattttgaatcgCATCAAATCCAAGACAGGCGGCAATAGTGTTTCAATTGCCTTCGAGACCACTGAGGGCGCCGCAGCTGCTTTGGCCGCTAAGCCAAAAGCATTGACACTCAATGATGAAGTGTTGAAGGTGACGCCTCCCCTCAGCAGAGTGGAGCTTAATGAGCGCACCGTTGTCATTGGACTGATTGGACCCTCGGCAACCAAGGAGAATCTGACCGAACACTTCAAGAGCTGTGGCACCATTAGTGCCATTAACTTCTCCAAAAATCGCGAACTGCCCCATGCCTATATACGCTTCCAGAACTTGGAGGCCGCGAAAAAGGCACTTAAATTGGACGGCAGCGAGTTCAACTCACGTTTCATCACAGTACGCAGCGATACGTACGGCAACAAGGACCTCAAGAGTCCAGCATTGACATTGACTATTACGAATACTGGCAATCATGAGTCATACAAAACTGAGGCTGTTGAGAAGATATTCAAAAAACACGGCACTGTCAAAGATGTGGATGTCGTTTGTACTCGTACGATTTTGGCCTTTGTCACTTACGAAACTGCCGAGCAGGCCCAAAAGGCACTGAAGTCATTGAATGGCAAGACTGTGGGAGATTTGGAAATCAAAATTGAGCCCTATAATTACAGCTCATCAGCTCGCACTGTTCTGGTGACCAATTTGGTCGGTG GTGTTAATGAGGAAGAGATCAAAGCCTTGTTTAATGAGAATGATGAGGTTGAAAGCGTCAGGATGCTAGCAAATAAGGCTATTGTTAAATTCACCACAGACGATGCTTTCTGCAAGTCATTCCTGTTGAACGAACGCATTGTCAAGGGTCAGCCCATCTTCCTTGAGCCCAACTCGACGTTGAAACACAAGATCTTGCAGAAGAAACAATTGTCTAAGCCATATTACAAGAAAAATGGTGGTGGTCCTCCCAACAAATTcggaaataacaacaaaccaTTCAACAAAAGGCCAGCCCAGGAAAATGGCAGCACACCGAAAATCAAGAAAGCCAAGCAGTTCTAA
- the LOC133836098 gene encoding beta-arrestin-1, translated as MNTLSANNGTNGSGASSSTGNNGSSNTTANATTAGNAGGGSSGGGGGIVGLDEVGGDASSRRQATRVFKKSSSNGKITVYLGKRDFVDHVTHVDPIDGVVFIDPEYVKDRRVFGQVLAAFRYGREDLDVLGLTFRKDLYLAHEQIYPPMQLQRPTTRLQERLIKKLGPNAHPFYFEVPPYCPASVSLQPAPGDVGKSCGVDYELKAFVGEHIEDKPHKRNSVRLTIRKVMYAPSKAGEQPSIEVSKEFMMKPNKIHLEASLDKELYHHGEKISINVHVANNSNRTVKKIKVCVRQFADICLFSTAQYKSVVAETESEDGCSVAPGFTLSKVFELCPLLANNKDKWGLALDGQLKHEDTNLASSTLVTNPAQRESLGILVHYKVKVKLLIGSPLLGGDLVAELPFTLMHPKPEEEEPPLLGDRSPRASLAAPLLSLGGDAGESGDAAGAAQAQKDVPTTTNLIQLDDDDAQDDDIIFEDFARLRLKGAETEA; from the exons atgAACACGCTGAGCGCTAACAACGGGACAAACGGAAGTGGAGCCAGCAGCTCAACGGGCAACAATGGCTCCTCCAACACCACAGCAAACGCCACAACAGCCGGCAACGCTGGTGGAGGGAGCAGCGGAGGTGGCGGCGGCATTGTTGGCCTGGATGAAGTGGGCGGCGATGCTAGTTCAAGGAGACAAGCGACGCGTGTGTTCAAGAAGAGTTCATCCAATGGCAAAATTACCGTCTATTTGGGTAAACGTGATTTTGTGGATCATGTGACGCATGTGGATCCCATTGATGGTGTCGTGTTTATTGATCCCGAGTACGTGAAGGATCGTCGGGTGTTTGGCCAAGTTTTGGCCGCCTTTCGCTATGGACGCGAGGATCTCGATGTTTTGGGTTTGACATTCCGCAAGGATTTGTATTTGGCGCACGAACAGATTTATCCACcaatgcagctgcagcgacCCACGACGCGTTTGCAGGAGCGTCTGATCAAGAAACTGGGACCGAACGCACATCCGTTTTACTTTGAAGTGCCGCCCTATTGTCCGGCCTCGGTGTCCTTGCAGCCGGCGCCGGGCGATGTGGGAAAATCCTGTGGAGTCGATTACGAGTTGAAGGCGTTTGTGG GTGAACACATCGAGGACAAGCCACACAAACGCAATTCGGTTCGATTGACGATTAGAAAAGTGATGTATGCGCCATCGAAGGCCGGCGAACAGCCTTCCATTGAGGTTAGCAAAGAGTTCATGATGAAACcgaataaaattcatttggaGGCGAGTCTGGACAAGGAACTGTATCATCATGGCGAGAAGATATCGATCAATGTGCATGTGGCCAACAATTCGAATCGCACCGTCAAGAAGATCAAGGTGTGTGTTCGACAATTCGCCGACATTTGTTTGTTCTCCACGGCCCAATACAAATCGGTGGTCGCTGAAACCGAATCCGAAGACGGATGCAGTGTTGCACCCGGCTTTACGCTCTCCAAGGTCTTTGAGCTGTGTCCGCTgctggccaacaacaaggacaaaTGGGGACTGGCGCTCGATGGTCAGCTGAAGCATGAGGATACAAATCTGGCGTCCAGCACGCTCGTCACCAATCCTGCCCAACGCGAAAGCTTAGGCATTTTGGTCCACTACAAGGTCAAGGTGAAGCTACTGATCGGTTCACCGTTGTTGGGCGGCGATCTGGTTGCTGAGCTGCCGTTCACGCTTATGCATCCCAAGCCCGAGGAGGAGGAGCCCCCGCTGCTGGGCGATCGATCGCCACGTGCCAGCTTGGCGGCGCCTCTGCTGAGCTTGGGCGGCGATGCTGGGGAGTCGGGTGATGCAGCGGGCGCGGCGCAAGCGCAAAAGGATGTGCCCACCACCACGAACCTCATACAGCTGGACGACGATGATGCCCAAGATGATGATATTATCTTTGAGGACTTTGCGCGTCTGCGATTAAAGGGCGCCGAAACAGAGGCTTag